The Vidua chalybeata isolate OUT-0048 chromosome 21, bVidCha1 merged haplotype, whole genome shotgun sequence genome contains a region encoding:
- the UBAC1 gene encoding ubiquitin-associated domain-containing protein 1 isoform X1 has protein sequence MFVQEEKIFAGKVLRLHVCTMEGAEWLEEVPEDTTVEKLKERCLKHCLPGSLEDPKTVTHHKLIHATSEKVLTDTKTVLEENIQDRDVLLLVKKRAPTLLPKMSDVVAEEKRKQEQKAPDKDAILKATANLPARSVDRSVSHHNMRDFPFLQFQTELRKILVSLIEVAQKLLALNPDAVELFKKANAMLDEDEEDRVDEIALRQLTEMGFPESRAVKALRLNHMSVTQAMEWLIEHADDPSVDAPLPGSAPAEAPAEGAASSAEAAAGPSSEEGGEEAKDELTEIFKKIRRKREFRPDPRAVIALMEMGFDEKEVVDALRVNNNQQNAACEWLLGDRKPSPEDLDKGIDTNSPLFQAILENPVVQLGLTNPKTLLAFEDMLENPLNSTQWMNDPETGPVMLQISRIFQTLNRT, from the exons ATGTTCGTGCAGGAGGAGAAGATCTTCGCGGGGAAGGTGCTGAGGCTCCACGTGTGCACCATGGAGGGCGCCGAGTGGCTGGAGGAGGTGCCCGAGGACACCACGGTGGAGAAGCTCAAGGAGCGGTGCCTGAAGCAC TGTCTTCCTGGGAGCTTGGAGGATCCCAAAACTGTGACACATCATAAGCTGATCCACGCTACTTCTGAGAAGGTGCTGACAGACACAAAAACAGTGTTGGAGGAGAACATTCAGGACAGAG ATGTGTTGCTGCTGGTCAAGAAGCGCGCGCCGACGCTGCTCCCCAAGATGTCAGATGTGGTTGCAGAGGAGAAA aggaagcaggagcagaaggCTCCTGACAAGGATGCCATCCTCAAAGCCACTGCCAACCTGCCCGCCCGCAGCGTGGACCGCAGCGTGAGCCACCACAACATGAGGGAT TTTCCTTTCTTGCAGTTCCAGACAGAGCTCCGGAAGATTTTAGTGTCTCTCATAGAAGTCGCACAGAAATTGCTAGCACTGAACCCTGATGCAGTTGAACTGTTTAAGAAGGCAAATG ccaTGCTGGATGAGGACGAGGAGGACAGGGTGGACGAGATCGCGCTGCGCCAGCTCACCGAGATGGGCTTCCcggagagcagagctgtcaaAGCCCTCCGCCTGAACCA CATGTCCGTCACCCAGGCCATGGAGTGGTTGATAGAACACGCTGATGACCCTTCTGTGGATGCTCCTCTGCCAggttctgctcctgcagaagcCCCAGCTGAAggtgctgcctcctctgctgaGGCAGCTGCGGGTCCCAGCTCGGAGGAGGGCGGGGAGGAGGCCAAGGATGAGCTGACGGAAATCTTCAAGAAGATCCGGAGGAAAAGAGAGTTTCGTCCAGACCCACGG GCTGTCATTGCCCTGATGGAGATGGGATTTGATGAAAAGGAAGTGGTGGATGCACTCAGAGTGAACAACAACCAGCAAAATGCAGCT TGTGAGTGGCTGCTGGGAGACAGAAAACCTTCTCCAGAGGACTTAGATAAGGGCATTGACACCAACAGCCCTCTCTTCCAAGCCATCTTAGAAAACCCAGTGGTACAATTAGGGCTCACCAACCCTAAAACTCTACTAG CCTTCGAGGATATGCTTGAAAACCCCTTGAACAGCACTCAGTGGATGAACGATCCCGAAACGGGGCCGGTGATGTTACAGATCTCCCGGATCTTCCAGACACTGAATCGCACGTAG
- the UBAC1 gene encoding ubiquitin-associated domain-containing protein 1 isoform X2 produces MFVQEEKIFAGKVLRLHVCTMEGAEWLEEVPEDTTVEKLKERCLKHCLPGSLEDPKTVTHHKLIHATSEKVLTDTKTVLEENIQDRDVLLLVKKRAPTLLPKMSDVVAEEKRKQEQKAPDKDAILKATANLPARSVDRSVSHHNMRDFQTELRKILVSLIEVAQKLLALNPDAVELFKKANAMLDEDEEDRVDEIALRQLTEMGFPESRAVKALRLNHMSVTQAMEWLIEHADDPSVDAPLPGSAPAEAPAEGAASSAEAAAGPSSEEGGEEAKDELTEIFKKIRRKREFRPDPRAVIALMEMGFDEKEVVDALRVNNNQQNAACEWLLGDRKPSPEDLDKGIDTNSPLFQAILENPVVQLGLTNPKTLLAFEDMLENPLNSTQWMNDPETGPVMLQISRIFQTLNRT; encoded by the exons ATGTTCGTGCAGGAGGAGAAGATCTTCGCGGGGAAGGTGCTGAGGCTCCACGTGTGCACCATGGAGGGCGCCGAGTGGCTGGAGGAGGTGCCCGAGGACACCACGGTGGAGAAGCTCAAGGAGCGGTGCCTGAAGCAC TGTCTTCCTGGGAGCTTGGAGGATCCCAAAACTGTGACACATCATAAGCTGATCCACGCTACTTCTGAGAAGGTGCTGACAGACACAAAAACAGTGTTGGAGGAGAACATTCAGGACAGAG ATGTGTTGCTGCTGGTCAAGAAGCGCGCGCCGACGCTGCTCCCCAAGATGTCAGATGTGGTTGCAGAGGAGAAA aggaagcaggagcagaaggCTCCTGACAAGGATGCCATCCTCAAAGCCACTGCCAACCTGCCCGCCCGCAGCGTGGACCGCAGCGTGAGCCACCACAACATGAGGGAT TTCCAGACAGAGCTCCGGAAGATTTTAGTGTCTCTCATAGAAGTCGCACAGAAATTGCTAGCACTGAACCCTGATGCAGTTGAACTGTTTAAGAAGGCAAATG ccaTGCTGGATGAGGACGAGGAGGACAGGGTGGACGAGATCGCGCTGCGCCAGCTCACCGAGATGGGCTTCCcggagagcagagctgtcaaAGCCCTCCGCCTGAACCA CATGTCCGTCACCCAGGCCATGGAGTGGTTGATAGAACACGCTGATGACCCTTCTGTGGATGCTCCTCTGCCAggttctgctcctgcagaagcCCCAGCTGAAggtgctgcctcctctgctgaGGCAGCTGCGGGTCCCAGCTCGGAGGAGGGCGGGGAGGAGGCCAAGGATGAGCTGACGGAAATCTTCAAGAAGATCCGGAGGAAAAGAGAGTTTCGTCCAGACCCACGG GCTGTCATTGCCCTGATGGAGATGGGATTTGATGAAAAGGAAGTGGTGGATGCACTCAGAGTGAACAACAACCAGCAAAATGCAGCT TGTGAGTGGCTGCTGGGAGACAGAAAACCTTCTCCAGAGGACTTAGATAAGGGCATTGACACCAACAGCCCTCTCTTCCAAGCCATCTTAGAAAACCCAGTGGTACAATTAGGGCTCACCAACCCTAAAACTCTACTAG CCTTCGAGGATATGCTTGAAAACCCCTTGAACAGCACTCAGTGGATGAACGATCCCGAAACGGGGCCGGTGATGTTACAGATCTCCCGGATCTTCCAGACACTGAATCGCACGTAG